In Shewanella psychrotolerans, the genomic stretch CGGGATCCGCCTGCAGATGTTTCACCGCTAACTGAGCCATTAATGATGGTGACATTTGGCATTTTTTTCTGTAACAGGTGTACCCAACCTTTGTCTTGCTCCATGCCATAACTTGCACTTAGGCTATCACCTAAGATTAATATCGGGTTAGCATGGGCTGGAACAATGTTTAGCATCATAGCCACGCCCAAAAGGCTAAGTACATTACTAAAACGATGAGTGAATAAGGATTTTATGTCAGATAATAGAGCTATCACGGTTAATAATCTCATTAAGTCAGTGGCTACCCAAGAAGGAGAGCTTACTATCCTCAACGGCATTAACATGGATGTCAAGTTAGGTGAAAGTGTCGCCATCTTAGGCCCTTCTGGTTCGGGTAAGTCAACGTTACTGGGATTACTCGCAGCACTGGACTCTCCTACATCGGGTGATATTTATCTAGATGGTAGTGCGCTTCATGGTCTCAACGAGGAAGGCAAAGCGGCGCTCCGAAAGCAAAAGGTAAGCTTCATTTTTCAATCATTTATGTTAGTTGACACCTTAAACGCGTTAGAGAATGTGATGTTACCTGCCGAACTCTCTGGTATTGAGCGAGCGAAAGAGAAAGCGGAGGCAATGCTAGAGCGAGTGGGCTTAAGTCATCGCTTGACCCATTTTCCCAACCAACTCTCAGGGGGGGAGCAGCAGCGAGTGGCTATCGCTAGGGCATTTATTTGTGAGCCTAAAGTGTTGTTTGCCGATGAGCCTACGGGAAATTTAGATGGCGCAAATAGCGAAAAAGTCGCTGACATGTTGTTTGAGCTTAATCGAGAGAGTGACACGACCCTAGTCTTGGTCACTCATGACTTACAGCTAGCGAGTCGCTGTGAGAGACAGTTTTCGATGCAAGCTGGAAAGTTAACTGAGTCGAAAAAGGACGACCAGATAGATGATAAAGGTCATCTGCAGCACTCTTCAGCGGCGTTGACGGAGGCGACTTAATGGAAAAGCGTATTGCCTGGAAACTGTTTAAACGCGAGTTATTTCAAGGTCAACTTTTGTTGATTATTTTGGCCATTACCCTAGCGGTATTATCTGTCACAGGCCTTGCTCGCGTGAGTGAAAGATTGCAGATCGCCATTAACGGTCAGGCATCTAAGTTCATCGCTGCCGATCGCATTATCAATTCACCTACGCCCATTGATCCCACTATTGTGACCACAGCCCAATCAATGGGATTAAAGCATGTGGCGAGTATGCAGTTCAATTCTATGGCCTTTGCCAATGATAACTTTCAGTTGATCACGGTTAGGGCGGTTGGGCAAGGATATCCGTTAAAAGGGAAAATCGAGCTGTCGACAGGGGTTACAGATACATTACCTCAAGCTGGCACGCTTTGGTACGAGACTCGCCTTGGTGGAATATTGGCTTATCCAAAGTCGCTTGAGGTTGGCAATGCAGAGTTTAGTCTTAGCGCCGAAATCGCCAGATTGCCTGATGCGGGGTTCAATCCTTTCGCATCGTCTCCCGTGGTCTTGATGCGTTTAGAAGATGTCGACAAAACGGGTGTAATTCAACCTGGCAGTCGAGTGAGCTACATTCATCAGTTTGCCGGTGAAGAGTCGCAACTTAAAACATTTGAAGCTACCGTTAAGCCGTTACTGAATAATAGCCAGCGCTGGGTCGATGTCCAATCAGGTGATTCCCCTATCGCCAGTGCTGTGAAGCGGGCGGAGCGTTTTCTCCTCTTGGCGAGTTTACTCGGTATCGCATTAGCGTGTGCCGCCATTGGTATTGCAGCTCAGCGATACTGTCAGCGCCACTTTGATGTGGTCGCGATGTTGAAAACGTTCGGCGCTTCTAGCAAGCAGATCCGTATTTTATTTGGTTTACATCT encodes the following:
- a CDS encoding ABC transporter ATP-binding protein, with translation MSDNRAITVNNLIKSVATQEGELTILNGINMDVKLGESVAILGPSGSGKSTLLGLLAALDSPTSGDIYLDGSALHGLNEEGKAALRKQKVSFIFQSFMLVDTLNALENVMLPAELSGIERAKEKAEAMLERVGLSHRLTHFPNQLSGGEQQRVAIARAFICEPKVLFADEPTGNLDGANSEKVADMLFELNRESDTTLVLVTHDLQLASRCERQFSMQAGKLTESKKDDQIDDKGHLQHSSAALTEAT